Sequence from the Gloeocapsopsis dulcis genome:
ATCCTCTGCTTCTGAACGCAAGCTTGAACTTACAGTACCAACATGGGTACGCCGTCCGATTGGTAAAGCAAGTGAACTTTCCACAGTTCAAAAAATTATTAAGCAACGTCAAATTCATACTATTTGCGAAGAAGGACGCTGTCCTAATCGGGGTGAGTGTTATGCGCAGAAAACAGCATCGTTTCTTTTGATGGGACCAGTATGCACTAGATCTTGTGCGTTTTGTCAAGTAGACAAAGGTCATGCACCAATGCCGTTAGATGCTGACGAACCCCGCAAGGTAGCAGAAGCAGTAAAGTTATTAGGATTGCGTTATGTAGTGCTTACTTCGGTAGCGCGTGATGATTTACCCGATCAAGGTGCAAGTTGGTTTGTGAAAACGATGGCAGCGATTCGGGAAAATAACCCTGAAACACAAATTGAGGTGCTGACAGCAGATTTTTGGGGCGGTATCCAAGAAGCAGGACAACGCAATCGCATTACTATAGTCGTCAAAGCAAAACCAGCGTGTTATAACCACAATATTGAGACAGTCCGTCGCTTACAAGGACCTGTACGCCGTGGTGCCAAATACGAGCGATCGCTACGAGTTCTCCAAGTTGTTAAAGAAATTGATGCAACAATTCCCACAAAATCTGGTTTAATGCTAGGACACGGCGAAACCGAAACTGAAGTTGTGGAAACAATGACAGACTTACGCGCAGTAGGATGCGATCGCCTCACCATTGGTCAATATCTGCGCCCTTCTTTAGAACACCTCCCAGTGCAAAAATACTGGACACCTGAAGAATTCGAGCATTTAGGTGCGATCGCCCGCGAAATCGGTTTTACTCATGTTCGCTCTGGTCCTTTAGTACGCAGTTCCTATCATGCAGGAGAAGAGATATGAGCTATGAGTGTTGAGTTATGAGTTATGAGTTAAGAAAATTCTAATGCCTCCGGCACGCTGCGCGAACAGGTCAAAACTACTCACTCACCCCTCACCCCGGACTTCGTCCCGCCTCGCTAACACTCCTCACTCCTTTACAAATATTTCTAGAGAAATCTACTCAAAGAAACCAATCTTTGGTATTTCTTAATAAGTTACACTATTAGGAGTTGAATCTTATGACTTCTCAAGCTACCAAAGATGCCACGATTAAGACAAGTAATCCTCCCTATCCATACCGGACTATCATTTCCCTTGTCTTACTAGTAGGCAACTTCTTAATTGCTGCAATTTATTTCCGCATCATTAATCCTTAATTTCAGTTGCAGATTGCACGCATGAGATCTTGAGGGTTAGGGAGCTAGTTTTATGTCAGGTGACTACCATTGCCATAAACTAGCGTTGTTAGGTGTTAGAGGTAGAATAACTGTCTTTCCGCTAGCTCTTGACCCTTAACCCCATAGATTCAGATGGTTCCTTTAAATAAGCCTTTAGGACGAATTAGTAGCACCAGAATCATGATCAGGAGTGCTACCCCTTGTTTGTACTGCGAACCGAGAAAAGGCGTACTGACTTCTTGAGAAATACCAATAATGAAAGCAGCAGCGATCGCACCGTAGGGATTACCAATTCCCCCCAGAATTACGGAAGCAAACATTGGTAAAATAAGAAACCAGCCCATGTTAGGTCGTACTGCGGTAATCAAGCCATACATGCTGCCACCTAAAGCAGTTAAACTGCCAGCAATCACCCAAGTCCAAACCACAACCTGGTCAACATTAATACCAGAAACTCGGGCAAGATCAATGTCATCAGCAACCGCACGCATTGCTTTCCCAACTTTTGTATTCTGCAACAAGTAGTGCAATGCCAAAATGACTAGCACTGCTAAACCCAGAACAATAATTTGGTTTTGTGGAACTTTGAGACCAAAAATATCGCTTGCAGGAGAAATAGGCAGATTGTAAGCTTGATTGCTACCACCCCAAACAAAGACAATGCCATAGCGGACGAAAAGCGCCAGTCCAATCGAGAGAATGATCAGTGTAGTAGAAGTCGCACGATGAGTGCGCATTCGCGACCAAAGCAGTTTTTCTGATAGTAGCATTGCGGCTATGGTACCTATTGCTCCTATGACGATAGAAAGCCAAATATTCACTCCTACAGTGTTAGCAGAGAGAGTGAGATAAGCTCCCAGCGTCATAAAATCTCCGTGGGCAAAATTTGCCAAACGCAATATTCCGTAGGTTAGTGTTAATCCCACTGCCGCTAAAGCAATGATGCTACCTACTGCAATTCCATTGACAATAAGTTGGGCTTGTTGTATGTCCATTTGATTAATATACGAGTTGAGTACGAATTGTACTCAAGGGGGCAACAATAATCTATGGTTGTATCATGACGGTGAGACAACCGAAAACATGCGTAGGCAGGCGAGATGCGTACCTCACATCTCAATATTTAATTTGGTCAGCCTACTTATCTGGTTTAATTGTTTCAAGTCACAACTTTTTTGGGAAACCTAGATCACAATAAATAAAAACTTTCCTACTACCTCAAGACACTGAAGCTTAAGTAAAAAAAAGCGCTCAGATGATTCAATTGGGGAAATTTAGGGAATACATATATTATGGAAGGTTTGCTTTCCTGATTGAGTTAAACCATGATTGTATTTCAACACTGATGCGTACCCACTTATTGAGCTTTTTTCAACGGTCTAGAGCTTTATGCAGCAGTTTAATATACTAGAAGGGATACAAGTGGACGCAACACCCATTGAACAAAAGGTTGCTAGTTCGGAGATGCTACAATTTCAGCAATTACTTGCTGATTTATGGTTAGAACGTAGCTTAAACGGGTTACAAAGTCGAATTAATAGCTGCTTAGCTCGTGCTAGGAATAGTCAACAATCTTTACAAGAGTTAGAATCTGAGGTTTTTCAAACACTTGTATATCAACTTAGTGTCTCCCTCAAAACAAACAAGGTAGCGATCGCATTTCCTAACGGCTTATCGCCACTTGCTGTTACTAATAAAACTGACAATCTCGCGGTATCTACTGAACCAGACTATCAAATTTGCTATACCGTCTTACCTATAGATGCTACAGCAACTTTAAATCAACAAACCGGAGCATCGAGCAAACATAACGCTTGGCAACGACAACAAGTCATCTCGCTCAAAGATTTACAAGAGCTTCAGAATCAAAAGCCCAAATCTGCCTGGGTATTACAAGATGAGCAGGGAATTCTTGCTTGGTTAGCGATCGCCATGCCAGCGTTACCACTCGATGCGACGTTTGCAGAAAAGTTAAAAAGACAACTGCAGCCGCAATTCATTGAGCGATCGCTGAACGCAACTTTGCAAGCCATAGTACAACTTCAGCAATTGCAAGCACTAACCGTCAAATATCAGCAACTAGAAATTCAAAATTGCGATTTATTGCGGACTAATAAATTAAAAAGTGAATTTCTCGCAAATACGAGTCATGAAATTCGTACTCCTCTGAGTTCAATTCTGGGTTTTACGCATCTTTTAAAAGCTCAAGGATACAATTCAGAAAATCACAGACATCAAGAATATCTCAACATTATTCTTACTAGTGGTCAACACCTTTTAGCATTAATCAATGATATTTTAGATTTATCCAAAATTGAGGCAAATCAGCTAGAAATCACCAAAGAAACTGTCAATATTCCTGAGCTTTGCCGTAGTACAATTGGCTTAGTCAAAGAAAAAGCCAGTGATAAAAATCTCCAACTCCAACTAAATATTGATGCTAATGCCAATACTTTGGTAGCAGATTCATTGCGTTTAAAGCAGATGCTTTTTAATTTACTGTCCAATGCCCTCAAGTTTACCAACAAAGGTGGAGTCGGCTTACAAGTGCAACAAAAAGGTGTATTTATTCACTTTACAGTATGGGATACAGGTACAGGAATTGCCAAGGAGAAGCAGTCGCAACTATTTCAGCCTTACGTTCAGATTTCTAATGTTGTCGCTGGGCGTCAAGAAGGCACAGGTTTAGGATTAGCTTTGACACAGAAACTCGCACAACTTCATGGTGGTTGGGTAGAAGTCAAATCAACAGTGAATCGCGGTTCCAAATTTACCATCGTTCTCCCCTTAACTGCAGCAGCCAAAACCGCAGCCGAGATCCAGAAACGCGATCAGCAAGTAGAACAAACACCCCCCAATCAACCCGCACCCAAAGTAGCCACTGTGATGTTGGTAGAAGATAACTTTCACAATGCTAAGCTGATGACGACGTACTTGCGGAAATTAGGCCATCAAGTCATTTGGGTAAATAGGGCTACGCAGATGTGGGAGGCATTGCTAAAAACGAAGCCAACAATCATTTTGATGGATGTTCATCTCCCTGATGTGGATGGACTAACCTTGGTGCAACAACTGCAAGCTAATGAGGAGTATTGTCAGATTCCCGTGATTGTTCAAACCGCAATGGCAATGAAAGGCGATCGCGAAACTTGTCTAGCCGCAGGAGCAATTGACTATATTTCTAAACCAATTGATTTGCAAGCTTTGGCAAACTTAGTAGACAAGTACAGTGATCTAAATCACTGATATTTTGGGGAGAAAGCAGAACGCTAGTGTGGGGACTAATTTCCTACCTAGACTAGATATTCCATGCCGCGTTATTTTAATAGTCTTCGTACCCGCCTTAACTGTCTTGTCCTTCTTGCTGTTTTACCAGGGCTAGGACTAACACTTTATGCTTACACGAAAGAACTACAGTTGCGCAAGGCTGACGGTGTGGCAGAAATTGTTAATGGCGATGGAATTCCTCGTTTGTATGCCTTCAGAAGCTTGAGCAACTTACCACAAGTCAATGCCTATATGGGTATTGGGCTTTCCGACAAAGCCCCCTTTGCTATTGCTGAACGTAATTTGCAACGCAATCTGCTTGGGCTAGCAATGATTGCTGCTGGAGCGATCGCAATTTTGTGGATTGGGAGTGATGTGCTTATTCTGCATTGGATCAGACGGTTTACCCATGCAATTTACCGCTTGGCGGCTGGAGATTTCACAGCCCGTATGAGCTTAGAACATATTCCCGAGGAAATGCGACAACTTGCTGCTACGTTCAATAGCATGACAAAATCGTTGGCAAGCCAGATTGCACAACGCAATCAAGTTGAGGGAGATCTTAAAAAAGCAAATGAGCGCTTTCAACTTGCGACAGCAGCCGTTAATGCTATTATCTACGACTGGGATCTGAGTAAGAAGACAATTACCAGGACACAAGGGCTATTTGATGTTCTTAGTTATAGTACAACAGAAGCTGATTCCACCGATAACTGGTGGTTTGAACGCATTCATCCTGATGACCAAAAGTATGCCCGTACTTACATAGCACAAGTCCTAAAAAGTGCTTCTGCTGATTTCTCCTTAGAATATCGCATCCGCAATCGCGATAATCATTACATTTATGTCTGGGAGAAAGGGCTAATTGTCCGCAATACTGATGGCAGCGCAGTGCGGGTTGTGGGTAGTATTTTGGACATTACAGAGCGTAAGCAAGCTGAAGCCGCAGTCAGCCAGATGAACGTTATGTTAGAGCAACAAGTGCAAGAACGAACTGCGCAACTTGCAGCAACAAACCAAGAACTCGAATCATTTTGCTATTCAGTCTCTCACGACTTACGTGCTCCCTTACGCCACATCACTGGTTTTGCGGAAGCGCTAGCACAGCAACTCGAACGCAATGGTGCGATCGCGGATGTCAAAGTTAACCGATATATCGAAGCTATTCAAAGCAGTAGCGAACGAATGGCAATGTTAATTGATGGTTTACTGACACTTTCTCGCGTAGGTAGAAAGCAATTAGTAGAGCAACCCGTCGAGCTTTATTCTTTAGTAGAGACTGCAATTTCTTTAGTCATGAGCCAAGTTGAGGATGCTACTAGCCGTGCTATTGAGTTTAAGGTGGGTAACTTCCCTACGGTGAGAGGAGATCCAACATTGATTCAGCAGATTTTTATTAATTTAATTGATAATGCTGTTAAATTTAGTCACCATGCACAGCCAGCAATTATCCAAATTGATTCTTTACCAGATCGTACTTTATTTGTTAAAGACAACGGTATTGGGTTTCAAATGGAATATGCCGATCAGCTCTTTGGTGCTTTCCAACGCCTACATTCACAAAGAGATTTTAAGGGAACAGGTATTGGTTTAGCAATAGTACAGCACATTATCCATCGACACGGAGGAACAATTTGGGCTGAGAGTCATCCCAATCAGGGAACTACTTTTTATTTTAAACTTGGGCTAGTGGTTGAGGATTAGTTTATTGTGGAAGTTGAGCCATCTCGGATTCTTCTTGTAGAAGATGATCCTTTGAATGTTGAGCTTTTTCAACTAGCTTTAGAAAGCTATAATTTTGTGAATCAAATTGATATTTTAGATGACGGTGCACAAGCGTTACAGTATTTGTTAGGGGAAGAAGGTAGTCTACCAAATCGCCCTTTACCCGATCTTGTTTTACTAGATCTCAAATTACCTAAAATTAATGGATTTCAAGTCTTGCAAGCAATTCGCGCTCATCCTCGTACTCGCGATCTTGTTGTAGTTATCTTAGCAGCATCTAAAGATGACAAAGAATTAAATGCCTGTTACGCTCTAGGAGTTAGTCAATGTGTTACTAAACCCCTTGGATTTGAAAAATTTATCAGTATAGTTCGTCAGATTGGCTGGTGTTGGGTTTTACTTAAAACGCCACCTCTGCTACCACCTGAATTTTAAAGGTATGATCGACATTTTTAATTGCGCTCAATCTCAGCCTGTGCAAAAGCAAAAAGGAGAACCGAGGTTAAAACTGCTGATTGTAGAGGATGTGTTAGCAGATGTCGAGTTAATGGTAATCGCTCTAGAAACAGCAGAGATTCAGTTTACTTATGATGCCGTTGATAATTTAAAACACGGCGAGCAACTGTTACAAACAAAGCACTATGATGCTGTACTAACAGATTATCGCTTACCACAATTCACTGCATATCAAGTATTGCAGTTGTTACAGCAATCAGCACAAGAAATTCCATTAATTTTAGTTACGGGAAATTTGGGAGAAGAAGCTGCAGTTGAATGTATTAAAGCAGGTATGACTGATTATGTCTTGAAAGAACGGTTATTTCGCTTACCAATGGTACTTCAGCGATCGCTAGCAGAATTTGCCTTACGTCGTCAACAAAAAGCATCAATTGTCCGCATTCAACAACAGGCACAGCAGCAAGCAATTATCAACCGTATTGTCCAAGCAATGCGCGAAACTTTGATACTCAACGAAGTCCTCCAATCTACTGTAGACGCCCTCCATGATACTTTAAATCCTAGTCGATGCTTCATTTTTCAGCCTGATGCTCAAACAGAAATGTGGGTTAATCATGCCAGTGCAGCAACATTGAATCGAGAAGATTGTCTAGGTGTTAAATGTTTTATTTATCCTCACTATCAAGAAGCATTGCATCAAGGGGAAATTATAACTATAAGTCGCACTGATTCTACTGTTCCATTAGCATTGCAAGATTTTGTGACAATCTGGAGTTTGAATTCTGTTTTAATTGCACCTTTGTTATATCAACAAACACTTTTAGGAGGAATTATTCTCCATCAATGCGATCGCGATCGCATATGGACTCAAGATGAAATCGCTCTGCTGCAAGCTATTAGCAATCAATGTGCGATCGCCATTCATCAAGCACAACTTTTTCACCAACTACAGCAACAAACTCAATGGGAAAAACACTTAATCAAATTTCTCGCTCAATAAACTCTAGTTTCAATCCTGAATATATTTTACAAGAAATTGTCCGGCTAACAGGGGAATGCTTTGCTGTCGATCGAGTCATGATTTATGCTTTAGAACACGAGCAAATCAAGATTACACGAGAATGGCGTTCTTCAGTAAAAATTAAGCCCCTAATTGGTTATACAACTCCTTTAGCTGAGTGGGTTTCAAGCACTAACTTCTCACCTTATGAAGTTTTTTATGCTCCGCACATCGAAAGAATTAATACGCAGTCAAAAGAGGTAGAAATTGTTAAAAATGTTCCCCACTTAACGGTGCTAAGCGTACCAATTTTTGTTAGAGATGAGTTTTTTGGTGGTTTAGCGCTACACGCAATGTCGCGAGAACAAGAGTTTTCTGAAGAGGAGATTAGTTTACTCCAGAGAATTGCCGATAAGGCAGCGATCGCCTTGTATAATGCTCAAAGCTATGAACTTCTCGAAGATTTAGTCAAAAAACGAACTCAAGAGCTAGAAGCAGAAAAACTGCTGTCTGATGCAGCAAATCGGGCAAAAAGTGAATTTTTAAGTAATATGAGTCATGAGTTACGAACTCCTTTAACTGGAATTTTGGGTTTTTCTAGTATTCTAGTGGAAGAGGTATTTGGTACTTTAAATGCTAAGCAAAAGCAATACATTACAGGTATACATACCTGCGGTAAACATTTATTAGAATTAATTAACGATCTTCTAGATTTAACAAAAATTGAAGCAGGCAAAGAAGAACTAATACTAGAAAAGCTTCAAGTCCTAGAAGTGTGTCAATACTGTTTAGCTCTATTTGCAGAGAACCAATCGGCAGAACTACAACTAAAGTTTGTGATCGCCCCTGATGTTAGTACTTGCATTGCCGATCAAAGGCGTTTAAAACAGATCTTAGTAAACTTGCTTTCTAATGCTTTCAAGTTTACAAAAGTTGGTTCAATCACCTTAAAAGTTGAGCAGACTGAAGCAGTAATTTTATTTTCTGTTATTGATACCGGTATTGGAATTTCTCCTGCCGATCAAGAAATTTTATTTCAACCATTTCAGCAACTAGATAGTGGACTTGATCGCAAATATGAAGGTACTGGTTTAGGTTTAGCTTTATCGCGTAAGTTAGCACGACTGCACGGTGGTGATATTACAGTACAGTCACAGAGGGGAAACGGTAGTTGCTTTACTGTAATCTTGCCTCACTCCCTGCACATAAATTAATTGAGCTGATGCCACGCAAGGAGCAGTAGGAACAATGGCAGTAGCAAATACAGCTGGTTCGCAGATTTCTCAAGCGATCTTCCAAAGCCAACAACTTATTCCCCAGCCACTACGTTACCTAGGACTCATAGAAGTATTCCTAATTTGCTGGGCAGTCTTAGATAACATCGCCTTGCTATTTGCAAGTGCCCCAGAAATTTTTGTTTGGTATCCACCTACAGGGCTAAGCATAACACTCATTTTTGTATTTGGATTGCGTTATATTCCAGCACTGTTCTTGAGTGCTCTCCTACATGAATATCTGCTCGCTAGTTACGATTTAGGTGCTACAGCACTGCTCGTGTTTAGTTTAGTGACTACTGTAGGTTATGGTGGAGCCTGCGCATTATTGCTACGAAAAATCAAAATCAATCCGCGCTTACGCACATTGCGTGATGTGATGTGGTTTGTGGTTGTGATGACACTAGTAACACCTTTATTAGTTGGTGCATTACAAACACTTAATACTATCTGGCAAGGAATTGTTCCTTTATCTAGTTGGTTGATCTATACTCTGCATGCTTGGGCTGGAGACGCTACTGGAATTGCAAT
This genomic interval carries:
- the lipA gene encoding lipoyl synthase, with product MAKSSASERKLELTVPTWVRRPIGKASELSTVQKIIKQRQIHTICEEGRCPNRGECYAQKTASFLLMGPVCTRSCAFCQVDKGHAPMPLDADEPRKVAEAVKLLGLRYVVLTSVARDDLPDQGASWFVKTMAAIRENNPETQIEVLTADFWGGIQEAGQRNRITIVVKAKPACYNHNIETVRRLQGPVRRGAKYERSLRVLQVVKEIDATIPTKSGLMLGHGETETEVVETMTDLRAVGCDRLTIGQYLRPSLEHLPVQKYWTPEEFEHLGAIAREIGFTHVRSGPLVRSSYHAGEEI
- the psaX gene encoding photosystem I protein PsaX → MTSQATKDATIKTSNPPYPYRTIISLVLLVGNFLIAAIYFRIINP
- a CDS encoding branched-chain amino acid ABC transporter permease is translated as MDIQQAQLIVNGIAVGSIIALAAVGLTLTYGILRLANFAHGDFMTLGAYLTLSANTVGVNIWLSIVIGAIGTIAAMLLSEKLLWSRMRTHRATSTTLIILSIGLALFVRYGIVFVWGGSNQAYNLPISPASDIFGLKVPQNQIIVLGLAVLVILALHYLLQNTKVGKAMRAVADDIDLARVSGINVDQVVVWTWVIAGSLTALGGSMYGLITAVRPNMGWFLILPMFASVILGGIGNPYGAIAAAFIIGISQEVSTPFLGSQYKQGVALLIMILVLLIRPKGLFKGTI
- the hrmK gene encoding hybrid histidine kinase/response regulator HrmK, which gives rise to MDATPIEQKVASSEMLQFQQLLADLWLERSLNGLQSRINSCLARARNSQQSLQELESEVFQTLVYQLSVSLKTNKVAIAFPNGLSPLAVTNKTDNLAVSTEPDYQICYTVLPIDATATLNQQTGASSKHNAWQRQQVISLKDLQELQNQKPKSAWVLQDEQGILAWLAIAMPALPLDATFAEKLKRQLQPQFIERSLNATLQAIVQLQQLQALTVKYQQLEIQNCDLLRTNKLKSEFLANTSHEIRTPLSSILGFTHLLKAQGYNSENHRHQEYLNIILTSGQHLLALINDILDLSKIEANQLEITKETVNIPELCRSTIGLVKEKASDKNLQLQLNIDANANTLVADSLRLKQMLFNLLSNALKFTNKGGVGLQVQQKGVFIHFTVWDTGTGIAKEKQSQLFQPYVQISNVVAGRQEGTGLGLALTQKLAQLHGGWVEVKSTVNRGSKFTIVLPLTAAAKTAAEIQKRDQQVEQTPPNQPAPKVATVMLVEDNFHNAKLMTTYLRKLGHQVIWVNRATQMWEALLKTKPTIILMDVHLPDVDGLTLVQQLQANEEYCQIPVIVQTAMAMKGDRETCLAAGAIDYISKPIDLQALANLVDKYSDLNH
- a CDS encoding sensor histidine kinase, which produces MPRYFNSLRTRLNCLVLLAVLPGLGLTLYAYTKELQLRKADGVAEIVNGDGIPRLYAFRSLSNLPQVNAYMGIGLSDKAPFAIAERNLQRNLLGLAMIAAGAIAILWIGSDVLILHWIRRFTHAIYRLAAGDFTARMSLEHIPEEMRQLAATFNSMTKSLASQIAQRNQVEGDLKKANERFQLATAAVNAIIYDWDLSKKTITRTQGLFDVLSYSTTEADSTDNWWFERIHPDDQKYARTYIAQVLKSASADFSLEYRIRNRDNHYIYVWEKGLIVRNTDGSAVRVVGSILDITERKQAEAAVSQMNVMLEQQVQERTAQLAATNQELESFCYSVSHDLRAPLRHITGFAEALAQQLERNGAIADVKVNRYIEAIQSSSERMAMLIDGLLTLSRVGRKQLVEQPVELYSLVETAISLVMSQVEDATSRAIEFKVGNFPTVRGDPTLIQQIFINLIDNAVKFSHHAQPAIIQIDSLPDRTLFVKDNGIGFQMEYADQLFGAFQRLHSQRDFKGTGIGLAIVQHIIHRHGGTIWAESHPNQGTTFYFKLGLVVED
- a CDS encoding response regulator, which encodes MEVEPSRILLVEDDPLNVELFQLALESYNFVNQIDILDDGAQALQYLLGEEGSLPNRPLPDLVLLDLKLPKINGFQVLQAIRAHPRTRDLVVVILAASKDDKELNACYALGVSQCVTKPLGFEKFISIVRQIGWCWVLLKTPPLLPPEF
- a CDS encoding GAF domain-containing protein, with product MIDIFNCAQSQPVQKQKGEPRLKLLIVEDVLADVELMVIALETAEIQFTYDAVDNLKHGEQLLQTKHYDAVLTDYRLPQFTAYQVLQLLQQSAQEIPLILVTGNLGEEAAVECIKAGMTDYVLKERLFRLPMVLQRSLAEFALRRQQKASIVRIQQQAQQQAIINRIVQAMRETLILNEVLQSTVDALHDTLNPSRCFIFQPDAQTEMWVNHASAATLNREDCLGVKCFIYPHYQEALHQGEIITISRTDSTVPLALQDFVTIWSLNSVLIAPLLYQQTLLGGIILHQCDRDRIWTQDEIALLQAISNQCAIAIHQAQLFHQLQQQTQWEKHLIKFLAQ
- a CDS encoding GAF domain-containing sensor histidine kinase, whose product is MGKTLNQISRSINSSFNPEYILQEIVRLTGECFAVDRVMIYALEHEQIKITREWRSSVKIKPLIGYTTPLAEWVSSTNFSPYEVFYAPHIERINTQSKEVEIVKNVPHLTVLSVPIFVRDEFFGGLALHAMSREQEFSEEEISLLQRIADKAAIALYNAQSYELLEDLVKKRTQELEAEKLLSDAANRAKSEFLSNMSHELRTPLTGILGFSSILVEEVFGTLNAKQKQYITGIHTCGKHLLELINDLLDLTKIEAGKEELILEKLQVLEVCQYCLALFAENQSAELQLKFVIAPDVSTCIADQRRLKQILVNLLSNAFKFTKVGSITLKVEQTEAVILFSVIDTGIGISPADQEILFQPFQQLDSGLDRKYEGTGLGLALSRKLARLHGGDITVQSQRGNGSCFTVILPHSLHIN